In a genomic window of Corynebacterium lizhenjunii:
- a CDS encoding class I SAM-dependent methyltransferase: MSLPANYPAYRRPSRRQEPRFSTPSQRLAGAAAFEQGADEYDDIRPGYPLEVADLLRGAQRVVDIGAGTGKFTRTVHAPQVLALDPSQQMCRQLRESVDAPVWQATAEATGLADNSVDAATCAQAWHWVDVEAACTELDRIIRPGGHVLLVWNTIDVEAAPWVLRLSRIMHSGDVHARGFVPRIAGPWRGHRELRLQWEHQLTPPQLHSLMHTRAYWLRNGSSVRQRMTQNLDWYLYEHLGHSPDEELAIPYRTDAFLLARE, from the coding sequence ATGTCTTTGCCTGCTAATTACCCCGCATATCGGCGGCCGTCGCGCCGCCAAGAGCCACGTTTTAGTACCCCGTCCCAGCGTTTGGCTGGCGCCGCTGCTTTCGAGCAGGGGGCAGATGAATACGATGACATCCGCCCGGGGTACCCGCTAGAGGTAGCAGATTTGCTGCGCGGTGCGCAGCGCGTGGTGGACATCGGCGCGGGCACTGGTAAATTTACCCGCACCGTGCACGCCCCGCAGGTTCTCGCCTTGGATCCTTCCCAGCAGATGTGCCGCCAGTTGCGGGAGTCTGTCGATGCCCCCGTCTGGCAAGCCACCGCCGAAGCCACCGGGCTTGCAGACAATAGTGTCGATGCCGCCACCTGCGCTCAGGCCTGGCATTGGGTCGATGTGGAAGCCGCGTGCACGGAACTCGACCGCATCATTCGCCCCGGCGGGCACGTTCTACTGGTGTGGAACACCATTGATGTCGAGGCCGCCCCGTGGGTGCTACGGCTTAGCCGCATTATGCACTCCGGTGATGTGCACGCCCGGGGCTTTGTGCCCAGGATAGCCGGGCCGTGGCGGGGGCATCGGGAGCTTAGGCTGCAATGGGAGCACCAACTCACCCCGCCCCAGCTGCACAGCCTCATGCACACTCGCGCCTACTGGCTGCGCAACGGCTCGAGCGTTCGCCAGCGAATGACACAGAACCTGGACTGGTACCTCTACGAGCACCTGGGGCACAGCCCGGACGAAGAGCTAGCTATCCCCTACCGCACGGACGCGTTCCTGCTCGCACGCGAATAG
- a CDS encoding alpha/beta hydrolase family esterase, producing the protein MSSRRMLCSIITAAVASVALVGCGSTAPDDKQQAPSSAASAKPSASALGFPTSSPISGPEPGEIKRINLPSGRYFLLRLPQNYSAQRQWPVLLSFHGWSETAETMSAYTDFDAAQAIVAFPQGQDKAWAPAPYATATGEQDVAFVRAVVDAIRATYAVDDHRIYAAGMSNGGGFAAYLGCQMPEVFAAVASVSAAYYDKIHDGCREYHATPVGRLDIHGTDDPVVSYFGGSRHGESYSSVMDVLSNDEQRNECSEQIVTTRLSNNSVRMSWTGCSAPLEHIRIGGGSHVWPGGKYDKSNGLPEGFASDAVLDFFAIPGRVAGTENSANEV; encoded by the coding sequence GTGAGCTCCCGGAGGATGCTGTGCTCCATCATCACGGCCGCTGTAGCGAGTGTGGCCTTGGTAGGATGTGGGAGCACTGCCCCGGATGACAAACAGCAGGCGCCTTCTTCTGCCGCGAGTGCCAAGCCGAGTGCTTCGGCATTGGGATTTCCCACCTCCTCGCCGATTTCTGGCCCGGAACCGGGGGAGATCAAGCGCATTAACCTGCCCAGCGGGCGTTATTTCCTATTGCGGCTGCCGCAGAACTACTCTGCGCAGCGCCAGTGGCCAGTGCTGTTGAGCTTCCATGGCTGGTCCGAGACCGCAGAGACCATGTCTGCCTACACTGATTTTGATGCCGCACAGGCCATCGTTGCTTTCCCCCAGGGGCAGGATAAGGCGTGGGCCCCGGCACCCTATGCGACGGCAACGGGGGAGCAAGACGTGGCGTTCGTTCGCGCGGTGGTCGACGCCATCCGCGCCACCTATGCGGTAGATGACCACCGTATTTATGCCGCCGGGATGTCTAATGGCGGGGGATTTGCTGCCTATCTCGGTTGTCAGATGCCCGAAGTCTTTGCCGCCGTGGCGTCAGTTTCTGCCGCCTACTATGACAAGATCCACGATGGTTGCCGGGAGTACCACGCGACGCCGGTGGGAAGGCTGGATATTCACGGCACCGATGATCCCGTGGTGTCATATTTTGGTGGGAGCCGCCATGGCGAGTCCTATAGTTCCGTCATGGACGTCCTGAGCAATGATGAGCAGCGCAATGAATGCAGCGAGCAGATCGTCACCACACGCCTGTCTAATAATTCCGTGCGCATGTCCTGGACGGGATGTAGCGCACCGCTGGAGCATATCCGTATTGGCGGCGGTAGCCATGTTTGGCCCGGCGGCAAGTATGACAAGAGCAATGGCCTGCCGGAAGGCTTTGCTTCCGATGCCGTCTTGGATTTCTTCGCTATCCCCGGACGCGTCGCTGGAACCGAGAATTCTGCCAATGAGGTCTAG
- a CDS encoding site-specific DNA-methyltransferase, with amino-acid sequence MTSASFFGLVWPGKEAARALAEAPSPAEFRPRNRSTTRPAAHRVYVGDNLHVLKHLAQTQPGSVDVIYIDPPYNTGRDFMYRDNFRRRRPSSTADYGRWHADWLSMMLPRLVLARQVLAPHGFICISIGDDECANLRKVADEVFGEDCFAGQLIWKKGGTGKNDSKYAIVEHEYVLVYARTADNPGFNVDAQAHTSTKYNYEDEHGRYSLVRLDSKTLGYLPSLDFTITGPDGQQYRPHNPAGRTQVARWRWSQEKVAAQRDELVFRRGFVYTKNYQKHGARPRSVLDGQRFGVTRTGKREAEAALGVAGVFDFPKPVRLVQHLLALCGGPDAVVLDFFAGSGTTAQAVAELNAADGGTRSVLLAQLPVPTEPSSPARAAGFATLADVCIARARATLQGVPATGEDLPGAVVDVIDVVETNAG; translated from the coding sequence ATGACCAGTGCTTCTTTCTTTGGCCTGGTGTGGCCGGGTAAGGAAGCCGCGCGCGCCCTCGCTGAAGCACCTAGCCCCGCCGAGTTTCGCCCCCGGAACCGCTCCACTACTCGGCCTGCTGCCCACCGGGTCTACGTTGGCGATAACCTGCACGTACTCAAGCACTTGGCCCAGACCCAACCGGGCAGCGTGGACGTGATCTATATTGACCCGCCGTATAACACGGGTCGCGACTTTATGTACCGGGATAACTTCCGTCGCAGACGCCCCTCCAGTACAGCTGATTACGGGCGCTGGCATGCTGATTGGCTGTCCATGATGCTCCCGCGGCTTGTCCTTGCCCGCCAAGTTCTGGCCCCGCACGGCTTTATCTGCATATCCATCGGCGACGACGAGTGCGCTAACCTGCGCAAAGTCGCCGATGAGGTCTTTGGAGAGGATTGCTTTGCCGGCCAGTTGATCTGGAAGAAAGGCGGGACTGGGAAGAATGACTCCAAGTACGCCATAGTCGAACACGAATATGTGCTGGTCTACGCCCGCACTGCGGACAATCCCGGGTTTAACGTAGACGCCCAGGCACACACGAGCACCAAGTACAACTACGAGGATGAGCACGGCCGCTACTCCCTAGTGCGCCTGGACTCGAAAACCTTGGGCTACTTGCCCAGTTTGGATTTCACCATCACTGGGCCAGACGGGCAGCAATACCGGCCCCATAACCCGGCGGGCCGCACGCAGGTGGCGCGCTGGCGCTGGAGCCAGGAAAAGGTCGCGGCGCAGCGCGATGAGCTGGTTTTCCGCCGTGGGTTTGTCTATACCAAGAATTATCAAAAGCACGGCGCCCGCCCACGCAGTGTCTTAGACGGTCAGCGCTTTGGCGTGACCCGCACGGGCAAGCGGGAGGCAGAGGCGGCGTTGGGAGTGGCAGGGGTCTTTGACTTTCCTAAGCCCGTGCGGCTGGTTCAGCACCTGCTGGCATTGTGCGGTGGGCCGGACGCCGTGGTCTTGGACTTTTTTGCCGGCTCTGGAACTACCGCGCAGGCAGTCGCTGAGCTCAATGCCGCCGATGGCGGGACCCGCAGCGTGCTCCTGGCGCAGCTGCCGGTACCTACTGAACCCTCGTCGCCTGCCCGCGCTGCGGGCTTTGCCACGCTTGCCGATGTCTGCATTGCCCGGGCGCGCGCTACCTTGCAAGGGGTTCCCGCAACCGGAGAAGACCTCCCAGGGGCGGTGGTGGACGTCATCGACGTCGTAGAGACAAACGCAGGCTAG
- a CDS encoding YchJ family protein: protein MPPKPPSQLPPKRCPCGTGLSFDQCCGKYHAGQPAPTAEALMRSRFSAFVTGDSRYLLDTWDPRTRPSELNLEDMPVRFYRLEIVHAEGGGLFDSTGVVEFEAFYKGAASGSQRERSTFHRHNGRWYYSSGEVE from the coding sequence ATGCCCCCTAAACCGCCCTCTCAGCTGCCGCCAAAGCGTTGCCCGTGCGGCACCGGATTATCCTTTGACCAATGTTGCGGCAAATACCACGCGGGCCAGCCCGCCCCCACTGCTGAGGCGCTGATGCGCTCACGGTTTAGTGCGTTTGTTACCGGTGATAGCCGCTACCTGCTAGACACCTGGGACCCGCGAACACGTCCCAGCGAGCTCAACCTCGAAGATATGCCGGTGCGCTTTTACCGGCTGGAGATTGTGCACGCCGAAGGCGGTGGATTGTTTGACAGCACCGGCGTGGTGGAATTCGAGGCCTTCTACAAAGGCGCGGCTAGCGGTTCGCAGCGTGAGCGCTCCACCTTCCACCGGCACAACGGCCGCTGGTACTACAGCTCCGGCGAGGTAGAATAG
- a CDS encoding bifunctional alpha/beta hydrolase/OsmC family protein: MHSVNVTVPSSTGTAMAGTIDFPDSPPVAFAIFAHCFAGSRHTPGAARTSKQLTNFGIATLRFDFPGLGQSEGDFADTCFSQNVADIQAAATWLEQHYRAPQLLMGHSLGGAATLAAASSIRSLRAVATLGAPFDPAHSVLHYADKIGEVDEHGEVEVTLGGRKLTISRTFLEDLAETDPIVYLRRLRKPLMVLHSPIDQTVGIDNAQNIFKSTRYPKSLVALDKADHLLTKQGAAARAADLIGAWAEQFLVPDNSPEEVDINTALTHKAIGTKYGVVARSNNREVFADRSKADGGKGQGFTAEGLFMSSLSVASTQLILAAARKDPTLKVEDVSVRVEQQGPQAFVRHINIVGELTAAQREELLAAAAPAHLPVLFSSIELADAP, from the coding sequence ATGCACTCCGTGAACGTGACTGTACCTTCAAGTACGGGTACTGCGATGGCCGGGACCATCGATTTCCCAGATTCACCACCCGTAGCATTCGCCATTTTCGCGCACTGTTTCGCAGGCTCCCGGCACACCCCAGGGGCGGCGCGGACGTCAAAGCAGCTGACTAATTTTGGAATAGCAACGCTGCGCTTTGATTTTCCGGGCCTAGGCCAGTCCGAAGGGGACTTCGCGGATACCTGCTTTAGCCAAAATGTTGCCGATATTCAGGCCGCCGCCACTTGGTTGGAGCAGCACTACCGGGCCCCGCAGCTGCTCATGGGGCATTCCCTGGGCGGTGCCGCTACCCTGGCAGCCGCCAGTTCCATCCGTTCTCTGCGCGCTGTGGCCACGCTGGGCGCGCCGTTTGATCCTGCCCATTCTGTTTTGCACTACGCCGATAAAATTGGTGAAGTCGATGAGCACGGGGAGGTCGAAGTAACCCTAGGCGGGCGAAAATTGACCATTTCGCGGACCTTCTTGGAGGATCTGGCAGAGACCGACCCCATAGTGTACCTGCGCAGACTGCGCAAGCCGCTGATGGTGCTACACTCGCCGATTGATCAGACCGTGGGCATTGATAACGCCCAGAACATCTTTAAATCCACCCGCTACCCGAAGTCTCTGGTGGCGTTGGATAAGGCAGACCATTTGCTTACTAAGCAGGGCGCCGCCGCCCGTGCCGCTGATTTGATTGGCGCGTGGGCGGAGCAGTTCCTGGTGCCGGACAACTCCCCCGAAGAAGTCGACATCAACACCGCGCTGACCCACAAGGCCATCGGTACCAAGTATGGCGTGGTGGCGCGCAGCAATAACCGGGAGGTGTTTGCAGACCGCTCCAAGGCCGACGGCGGCAAGGGTCAGGGCTTTACTGCCGAGGGCCTGTTTATGTCGTCGTTGTCAGTGGCTAGCACCCAGCTGATTTTGGCCGCAGCACGCAAGGACCCCACCCTCAAGGTCGAGGATGTCTCGGTGCGGGTCGAGCAGCAGGGCCCGCAGGCCTTTGTCCGGCACATCAACATTGTGGGTGAACTCACCGCTGCCCAGCGCGAAGAGTTGCTTGCCGCCGCGGCCCCCGCCCACTTGCCAGTGCTCTTCTCTAGCATTGAGCTTGCCGATGCCCCCTAA
- the secA2 gene encoding accessory Sec system translocase SecA2, which yields MGAFDWFWKAMGAQSERNDKKSKAIVDGSAAATADLAQLDDAAVANAARAAVAAGAIADKPAFLAALAVASQRTLGMAPHHVQSQAVLRLLEGDVIHMATGEGKTLVGAMAATGFALTGKRVHLVTVNNYLAGRDAEWMRPLVEFFGLSVDSVTEELDAKQRRQAYQADIVYAPVAELGFDVLRDNQITERSQAVQARADVALVDEADSVLVDEALVPLVLAGNRPGEAPTGQITAVVARLREGQDYVINDDGRAVSLTDEGARRVEQELGIDSLYSEENIGTILVKVNLALHARALLIRDIHYIVNEGKLSLIDASRGRVAQLQRWPDGLQAAVEAKEGLEVSEGGRILDTITLQELMRRYPLVCGMTGTAVEATDQLREFYGLRVSVIERNNPLQRVDEADRVYATIAEKNRAIVEEIERIHATGQPVLVGTHDVAESEELAAALHEREIAVNVLNAKNDAEEAGIIAQAGDLGRVTVSTQMAGRGTDIKLGGADGADHAEVIALGGLAVIGTSRYRTSRLDNQLRGRAGRQGDPGTSVFFISLEDDVVRQGGEDESLSARPDASGRVDSKRVRDFIAHCQRVTEGQLLEIHSQTWKYNQLLADQRIIIDERRANLLDSDQAWQELSQRAPARAAELRDAGLDEEVLERAARTIMLYHLDLAWADHLEVMDDVRESIHLRAIARETPIAEYHRIAVREFKHLAQDAVDKAVETFNTVRIDAEGAHLEDAGLSRPSATWTYMVSDNPLAGSGNSVLRGIGNIFR from the coding sequence ATGGGCGCATTTGATTGGTTCTGGAAGGCGATGGGGGCGCAGTCTGAGCGCAACGACAAAAAGTCCAAGGCCATTGTGGATGGTTCCGCTGCTGCCACGGCAGATTTAGCACAGCTTGACGATGCCGCCGTGGCCAACGCCGCCCGTGCGGCCGTGGCCGCAGGTGCCATCGCGGACAAGCCAGCATTCCTGGCAGCTTTGGCTGTGGCTAGCCAGCGCACGCTGGGCATGGCGCCGCACCATGTGCAGTCCCAGGCGGTGCTGCGCCTGCTTGAAGGTGATGTGATCCACATGGCCACTGGTGAGGGCAAGACGTTGGTGGGCGCGATGGCCGCTACCGGGTTCGCCTTAACTGGCAAGCGAGTCCACTTGGTGACGGTGAATAATTACCTGGCTGGGCGTGATGCCGAATGGATGCGGCCCTTGGTGGAATTCTTTGGTCTGAGTGTGGATTCGGTGACAGAGGAGCTGGATGCGAAGCAGCGCCGCCAGGCGTATCAGGCCGATATTGTCTACGCGCCGGTGGCGGAGTTGGGCTTTGATGTCTTGCGGGATAACCAGATTACGGAGCGCAGCCAGGCTGTGCAGGCACGTGCGGACGTGGCCTTGGTGGATGAGGCTGATTCCGTGCTGGTCGATGAGGCCTTAGTGCCGTTGGTGTTGGCTGGCAACCGGCCAGGAGAGGCGCCGACCGGCCAGATTACGGCCGTGGTCGCTCGCCTGCGGGAGGGGCAAGACTATGTGATCAATGACGATGGCCGCGCGGTGTCTCTGACTGATGAAGGCGCCAGGCGGGTGGAGCAGGAGTTAGGGATTGACTCGCTGTACTCGGAGGAAAATATCGGCACTATTTTGGTGAAGGTGAACTTGGCGCTGCATGCGCGCGCCCTGCTTATCCGCGATATTCACTACATTGTCAACGAGGGCAAGCTTTCGCTTATCGATGCCTCCCGCGGCCGCGTAGCACAGCTGCAGCGCTGGCCTGATGGCCTCCAGGCCGCAGTAGAAGCTAAAGAGGGCCTAGAGGTCTCGGAAGGCGGACGCATACTTGACACCATCACGCTGCAGGAGTTGATGCGCCGGTACCCGTTGGTGTGCGGGATGACTGGTACTGCGGTAGAGGCGACTGATCAGCTCCGCGAGTTTTATGGGCTGCGGGTGTCTGTCATTGAGCGCAATAATCCACTGCAGCGTGTAGATGAGGCCGATAGGGTCTATGCCACCATCGCGGAGAAGAACCGGGCCATCGTTGAAGAGATTGAACGGATTCACGCCACTGGGCAGCCCGTCTTGGTAGGCACCCACGATGTGGCGGAGTCTGAGGAGCTAGCCGCAGCTTTGCATGAGCGCGAGATTGCGGTCAATGTGCTCAACGCTAAAAATGACGCGGAGGAGGCCGGCATTATTGCCCAGGCCGGCGATCTGGGCCGGGTAACGGTTTCTACCCAGATGGCTGGACGCGGCACCGACATCAAGCTCGGCGGGGCTGACGGCGCCGACCACGCTGAGGTCATTGCATTGGGCGGCTTGGCTGTAATCGGGACCTCGCGATATCGCACGTCCCGGCTGGATAATCAGCTGCGTGGACGGGCAGGGCGCCAAGGCGATCCGGGGACTAGCGTGTTTTTCATCTCTCTGGAAGACGACGTTGTGCGCCAAGGTGGCGAAGACGAGTCTCTATCTGCGCGACCGGATGCCTCCGGCCGGGTGGATTCTAAGCGGGTACGCGACTTCATCGCCCATTGCCAACGCGTCACCGAAGGCCAGTTGCTAGAGATCCACTCCCAGACGTGGAAGTACAACCAATTGTTGGCAGATCAGCGCATTATCATCGACGAGCGTCGCGCCAACCTCTTGGACAGTGATCAAGCCTGGCAGGAGCTTTCCCAACGCGCGCCGGCGCGCGCCGCCGAGTTGCGCGATGCCGGCCTGGACGAAGAGGTGCTAGAGCGGGCGGCGCGCACCATCATGCTGTATCACCTGGACCTGGCATGGGCAGATCATTTGGAGGTGATGGACGACGTGCGTGAGTCCATTCACCTGCGTGCGATTGCCCGGGAGACCCCGATTGCGGAGTATCACCGCATTGCTGTGCGCGAGTTCAAGCATCTGGCTCAAGATGCGGTGGATAAGGCCGTTGAGACTTTTAACACAGTGCGCATTGATGCAGAAGGCGCCCATCTGGAGGACGCCGGGCTGTCGCGACCAAGCGCGACGTGGACATACATGGTCTCTGATAACCCCCTGGCGGGAAGCGGCAACTCCGTACTGCGGGGTATTGGCAACATTTTCCGTTAG
- the odhI gene encoding oxoglutarate dehydrogenase inhibitor Odhl: protein MSENTGTPEPQVETTSVFRSDLLKEMESGAATSDNAALSVDNLPAGQGLLVVKRGPNAGARFLLDRETTTAGRHPESDIFLDDVTVSRRHAEFRINDGKFEVVDVGSLNGTYVNREPRNSQELAVGDEIQIGKFRLVFIAGQA from the coding sequence ATGAGCGAAAATACTGGAACCCCGGAGCCGCAGGTAGAGACCACCTCCGTCTTCCGTTCAGACCTGTTGAAGGAGATGGAGTCCGGCGCTGCTACTTCCGATAATGCCGCGCTTAGCGTAGATAACCTACCCGCTGGCCAGGGCCTCTTGGTAGTCAAGCGTGGTCCCAACGCTGGGGCCCGCTTCTTGTTGGACCGCGAGACCACCACCGCGGGCCGCCACCCGGAGTCCGACATCTTCCTGGACGACGTCACGGTGTCGCGTCGCCACGCAGAGTTTCGCATCAATGACGGCAAGTTTGAGGTTGTCGATGTGGGATCTCTCAACGGCACCTATGTCAACCGGGAGCCGCGCAACTCTCAGGAGCTGGCCGTGGGCGATGAGATTCAGATTGGCAAGTTCCGCTTGGTCTTTATCGCTGGTCAGGCTTAG
- a CDS encoding MerR family transcriptional regulator, with product MNAARHSSAAVRPQGQAGAKKAKTMSIGVVLNTLNTQFPDVTVSKIRFLESEGLITPQRTASGYRRFTEADIDRLRFILTTQRDNYTPLKVIKEQLDAMDSGQVTAIVGAGQAETLVSPEQFRAPAVTRLTDADVAAQANTTEEEVANLVKLGLVTPDVSGFFTADDVAVISTALALKAFGFDSRQIKTLRNNARRHADLIAQVANPVATTKSDTARQQAEELSQQMAALVVSLHGTLLKTDLRSEYQP from the coding sequence GTGAACGCAGCACGACACAGCTCGGCAGCCGTGCGCCCGCAAGGGCAGGCGGGCGCCAAGAAAGCTAAGACCATGTCCATTGGCGTGGTTCTTAATACCCTGAATACGCAGTTTCCGGATGTGACCGTATCCAAGATTCGCTTCTTGGAGTCCGAGGGGCTGATTACCCCGCAGCGTACTGCCTCTGGGTACCGCCGTTTTACGGAGGCCGACATTGATCGGCTGCGCTTCATCTTGACCACTCAGCGGGACAACTACACTCCGTTGAAGGTGATCAAGGAACAGCTTGATGCCATGGACTCCGGTCAGGTCACCGCTATTGTGGGGGCAGGCCAGGCTGAGACCCTGGTGTCTCCGGAACAGTTCCGCGCTCCGGCTGTCACTAGGCTTACCGATGCCGACGTTGCCGCACAGGCAAACACCACGGAGGAAGAGGTTGCCAACCTGGTCAAGCTGGGGTTGGTCACCCCGGATGTCTCTGGGTTCTTTACTGCTGATGATGTGGCGGTGATTTCCACCGCCCTGGCACTGAAGGCCTTTGGTTTCGATTCGCGCCAGATTAAGACTTTGCGCAATAACGCTCGCCGTCACGCCGATCTTATTGCCCAGGTGGCTAACCCAGTGGCCACTACCAAGTCAGACACCGCTCGCCAGCAAGCCGAAGAGCTATCCCAGCAGATGGCCGCCCTGGTGGTCTCCCTGCACGGTACCTTGCTCAAGACCGACTTGCGCAGCGAGTACCAGCCCTAA
- a CDS encoding DUF151 domain-containing protein, which yields MTLRKLELVGVKEDEMETVHCFVFVEPEEQLVIPVWASGYEPYLAEVYLKGEQDNRYRAIDALLRSAEAMGGVESVNMSIYERGRFFFTVRNSDGLMGDMAVSEAVIMADHFGAQFTIEETLLKRIGVYTTPEELEEYLDTTMPKVAKKNKRNRKSKDSAGAAKPNDFQADRDFADLMRSLGVEEDDFDVGE from the coding sequence ATGACGCTGCGCAAGCTGGAATTGGTCGGAGTCAAAGAAGACGAGATGGAAACCGTACACTGCTTCGTTTTTGTGGAACCCGAGGAACAGCTGGTTATCCCGGTGTGGGCTTCTGGCTATGAGCCCTACTTGGCGGAAGTCTACCTCAAGGGGGAGCAAGACAACCGCTACCGCGCCATCGACGCGCTGCTTCGCTCGGCAGAAGCGATGGGTGGGGTGGAAAGTGTGAATATGTCCATCTACGAGCGCGGTCGTTTCTTCTTCACGGTGCGCAATAGTGATGGCCTGATGGGAGATATGGCTGTGTCGGAGGCCGTGATCATGGCTGACCACTTTGGGGCGCAGTTCACAATTGAGGAGACCCTGCTCAAGCGAATTGGCGTCTACACCACGCCAGAAGAATTGGAGGAGTACCTGGATACCACCATGCCCAAGGTGGCCAAGAAGAATAAGCGCAACCGCAAGAGCAAGGACTCTGCCGGTGCTGCGAAGCCTAATGACTTCCAAGCAGATAGGGACTTCGCGGATTTAATGCGCTCCCTGGGAGTCGAGGAAGACGATTTCGACGTGGGGGAGTAG
- a CDS encoding MerR family transcriptional regulator, which produces MSNNNYVQESLFDLGPDEEVGYRVPIACQVAGITYRQLDYWARTNLVSPSIRTARGSGSQRLYSFKDVLVLKIVKRLLDTGISLQNIRLAVDGLRDRGVNDLAELTLVSDGTTVYECRSNEEVIDLLAGGQGVFGIAVPGIVKELTGTIADFPSERVDEMFTDNVVGLDELAARRERRTS; this is translated from the coding sequence GTGAGCAATAACAACTACGTCCAGGAGTCCTTGTTTGACCTCGGCCCTGATGAGGAAGTGGGCTACCGCGTGCCGATTGCTTGCCAGGTTGCCGGGATTACCTACCGTCAGCTGGACTACTGGGCCCGCACAAACTTGGTTAGCCCCTCTATCCGCACCGCTCGCGGCTCCGGCTCCCAACGTCTCTACTCCTTCAAAGACGTCCTCGTGCTCAAGATTGTCAAGCGCCTGCTGGACACCGGTATTTCACTGCAAAACATTCGCCTCGCTGTAGATGGCCTGCGCGATCGTGGTGTCAATGATCTGGCCGAGCTAACCCTTGTCTCTGATGGCACTACCGTTTACGAGTGCCGCTCCAACGAGGAAGTTATTGACCTCCTGGCAGGCGGCCAGGGCGTATTCGGCATCGCTGTTCCAGGCATTGTGAAGGAGCTTACCGGGACCATTGCGGACTTCCCCTCCGAGCGCGTGGATGAGATGTTCACCGACAACGTCGTGGGCCTCGACGAACTAGCTGCCCGTCGCGAGCGCCGCACTTCTTAA
- a CDS encoding vWA domain-containing protein, whose protein sequence is MAWWVVALLIAVSAALVFGAVWIVANQNDSKADATAQPAAPSRVESTVASTTQSSAPSSSSVPEATSSEMTTSEAPSSAPAPAPAQAQLSDTLFLLDTSAAMAQAYPAVAPVLADAARQTSAAGHAVALWNYSSPLSATARVGYRNNVGFGPGEPVAQAVTMFGTGGYTHTRSAVVAALAHANEHAKAADTPTRVLLITSGTEPDMDDAEFRSAVSNATGGSVQLAVIHVGDTPDEVLKDTAGQFAEANAADSNSMRQALTTVAGIMD, encoded by the coding sequence ATGGCTTGGTGGGTGGTGGCACTGCTCATCGCCGTGAGTGCGGCGCTGGTTTTCGGCGCCGTGTGGATTGTGGCCAACCAGAATGATTCGAAAGCAGACGCTACCGCGCAGCCCGCCGCCCCCAGCCGTGTGGAGTCCACGGTGGCATCCACCACGCAATCGTCGGCGCCTTCGTCTAGCAGCGTCCCGGAGGCAACTTCGTCAGAAATGACCACTTCCGAGGCCCCGAGCTCCGCGCCCGCACCTGCACCTGCACAGGCGCAACTCAGCGATACCCTCTTCCTACTCGACACTTCCGCCGCCATGGCCCAGGCCTACCCTGCGGTAGCTCCCGTTCTTGCCGATGCCGCCCGCCAAACCAGCGCCGCAGGCCACGCCGTAGCCCTGTGGAACTACTCCAGTCCCCTGTCAGCTACGGCGCGCGTGGGCTACCGAAATAACGTGGGCTTCGGTCCGGGCGAGCCCGTGGCCCAGGCCGTAACCATGTTTGGCACTGGCGGCTATACGCACACACGCTCTGCGGTGGTCGCCGCACTGGCTCACGCCAACGAGCACGCCAAGGCCGCCGATACCCCCACCCGCGTTCTCCTTATAACCTCCGGCACCGAGCCGGATATGGACGACGCAGAGTTCCGTTCGGCGGTGAGCAACGCCACCGGTGGCTCCGTTCAGCTCGCCGTCATCCACGTCGGCGACACTCCAGACGAAGTCCTCAAGGACACCGCGGGCCAATTCGCGGAGGCCAACGCCGCCGATTCTAATTCGATGCGCCAAGCCCTAACAACCGTTGCCGGAATCATGGATTAG